A stretch of the Roseofilum reptotaenium CS-1145 genome encodes the following:
- the hcp gene encoding hydroxylamine reductase codes for MFCEQCEQTASGQGCHQWGACGKSPAVNGVQDLLVYCLRSLAPVALKAGELGLSILEVDRFTCESLFTTMTNVNFDQRYFANLIRHAIALREDLKVQIAQSTSIEWPEIADYQPDFTESLAEQGENLTARLLESAKGNPDIFALKLLVLYGAKGMASYAFHAYELGQEDPDIYQFCHQALHAVDQDHLTLEEWVALALKIGEMNLKAMACLDAGHTETYGHPVPTTVPLNPRPGKAILVSGHDIKQLAALLEQTLDSGITVYTHGELLPAHGYPQLKERYPHLYGHYGTAWQNQTRDFAKFPGPVVITTNCLMPPHETYEEHLYTVGPVGFPGIIHLPTLDDTVDYSLVISRAKTMEGFTEETEPRQVMTGFARNAVLSVSETIIDAVKQGQIRHFFLVGGCDGAKPDRNYYTEFVEKVPQDCVVLTLACGKFRFFDRQLGTIGGIPRLLDVGQCNDAYSAIQIALGLANAFEMDVNELPLSMVLSWYEQKAIAVLLTLLHLGIKDIRLGPTLPAFLTPNVFKLLSETYNLQPISTPEADLAACLAV; via the coding sequence ATGTTTTGTGAACAATGCGAACAAACCGCCAGTGGTCAAGGTTGTCACCAATGGGGCGCTTGTGGGAAAAGTCCAGCCGTAAATGGGGTTCAAGACCTCTTGGTCTATTGCCTTAGAAGTTTAGCTCCCGTAGCTCTAAAAGCTGGAGAACTAGGATTATCCATTTTAGAAGTCGATCGCTTTACCTGCGAGAGCCTGTTTACCACGATGACGAATGTCAACTTTGACCAGCGTTATTTTGCCAATTTAATTCGTCATGCGATCGCCCTGCGGGAAGACCTGAAAGTTCAAATTGCCCAATCTACGAGCATTGAGTGGCCCGAAATTGCCGACTATCAACCCGACTTTACCGAAAGTTTAGCCGAACAGGGGGAAAACCTTACTGCTCGCTTGCTAGAGTCCGCCAAGGGCAACCCCGATATCTTTGCCCTGAAGTTGCTGGTACTCTATGGAGCCAAAGGTATGGCTTCCTATGCCTTCCATGCCTACGAACTCGGTCAAGAAGACCCCGATATTTACCAGTTCTGCCATCAAGCTTTACATGCAGTCGATCAAGACCACTTGACCTTAGAGGAGTGGGTGGCTTTAGCGCTGAAAATAGGAGAAATGAACCTGAAAGCCATGGCTTGCTTAGATGCGGGTCATACCGAAACCTATGGTCATCCCGTACCGACTACCGTACCCCTTAACCCCAGACCAGGCAAGGCGATCCTGGTTTCAGGTCATGACATTAAGCAACTCGCGGCTCTACTCGAACAAACCCTAGACAGTGGTATTACGGTTTATACCCATGGCGAGCTACTTCCAGCCCATGGATATCCCCAGCTCAAAGAGCGCTATCCCCATCTGTATGGTCACTATGGCACAGCTTGGCAAAATCAAACCCGCGACTTTGCCAAATTCCCCGGCCCGGTTGTTATTACGACCAACTGCCTGATGCCTCCCCATGAGACTTATGAAGAGCATCTATACACGGTTGGGCCGGTTGGTTTTCCCGGAATTATCCATTTACCCACCCTTGATGACACTGTGGATTATAGTTTGGTGATTTCCAGGGCAAAAACCATGGAAGGGTTTACTGAAGAAACTGAACCTCGCCAGGTGATGACCGGGTTTGCTCGCAATGCGGTCTTAAGCGTGAGTGAGACCATTATTGATGCAGTTAAACAGGGTCAAATTCGCCATTTCTTCCTGGTGGGGGGGTGTGATGGTGCGAAACCCGATCGCAACTACTATACGGAATTTGTGGAAAAAGTGCCCCAAGATTGCGTAGTCTTGACGCTCGCTTGTGGAAAATTCCGCTTCTTTGATCGGCAATTGGGAACCATTGGAGGGATTCCGCGCTTATTGGATGTGGGGCAATGTAATGATGCCTATTCTGCGATTCAAATTGCTCTGGGTCTAGCGAATGCTTTTGAGATGGATGTGAACGAACTGCCCTTATCTATGGTGCTGTCTTGGTACGAGCAAAAGGCGATCGCCGTTTTACTCACCTTGCTTCATTTGGGAATTAAAGATATCCGCTTAGGACCAACTCTGCCCGCGTTCTTAACTCCCAATGTGTTTAAGTTGCTCTCCGAGACCTATAACTTGCAACCGATTTCTACCCCAGAAGCCGATCTAGCCGCTTGTTTAGCCGTGTAA
- the hoxU gene encoding bidirectional hydrogenase complex protein HoxU, whose translation MSVKTLTIDGIDVAIEEGSTLLEAAKEAGVEIPTLCHLDGISDVGACRLCLVEVTGIPKLLPACVTEVSEGMEVQTQTAKLQDYRRMTVELLFSEGNHFCAFCVANGNCELQDVAIAVGMDHSRFEYRFPNREVDVSHPQFGIDHNRCILCTRCVRVCDQIEGAHVWDVSGRGGTSKIISGLNQPWGEVSACTSCGKCVNACPTGSIFRKGTTTAEKESDREKLEFLVTARTKHQWTR comes from the coding sequence ATGTCTGTAAAAACCCTAACTATTGATGGAATTGATGTTGCCATTGAAGAAGGCTCCACGCTTTTAGAGGCAGCCAAAGAAGCAGGGGTTGAGATCCCAACCCTGTGCCACTTAGATGGCATCTCTGATGTGGGGGCTTGTCGCCTTTGTTTAGTCGAAGTTACTGGCATTCCGAAGTTACTGCCGGCTTGCGTCACTGAGGTTTCTGAAGGCATGGAAGTGCAAACGCAAACGGCAAAACTGCAAGACTATCGGCGGATGACGGTTGAATTACTGTTTTCTGAAGGCAATCACTTTTGTGCCTTTTGTGTCGCTAATGGCAACTGCGAACTTCAGGATGTGGCGATCGCCGTTGGCATGGATCATTCCCGCTTTGAGTATCGTTTCCCCAACCGGGAAGTGGATGTTTCCCATCCTCAATTTGGTATCGACCACAACCGTTGTATTCTCTGTACTCGTTGCGTGCGCGTCTGCGATCAGATTGAAGGGGCCCATGTTTGGGATGTTTCTGGACGCGGGGGAACCTCAAAAATCATCTCAGGTTTAAATCAACCTTGGGGTGAAGTCAGTGCTTGTACCTCCTGTGGTAAATGTGTCAATGCTTGTCCTACGGGGTCAATTTTCCGCAAAGGAACAACTACCGCAGAGAAAGAAAGCGATCGCGAAAAACTGGAGTTCCTCGTCACTGCTCGGACTAAGCACCAATGGACGAGATAA
- a CDS encoding NADH-quinone oxidoreductase subunit B family protein — translation MAKIRMATVWLAGCSGCHMSFLDLDEFLFDVAEKVDVVYSPVGSDIKEYPENVDVCLVEGAIANEENLELALKVRERTKTVISFGDCAVTANVPAMRNMLGGTEPVLKRCYLELGDTTPQLPNEPGIVPELLDKVRPLHETIKVDLFIPGCPPPADRIKAAIAPLLEGQTPTMEGREMIKFG, via the coding sequence ATGGCAAAGATTAGAATGGCAACGGTTTGGCTAGCGGGATGTTCGGGCTGCCATATGTCCTTTTTGGACTTAGATGAATTTCTATTTGATGTAGCAGAAAAAGTCGATGTAGTTTACTCTCCCGTCGGCTCAGATATTAAGGAATATCCAGAAAATGTAGATGTCTGTTTAGTCGAAGGGGCGATCGCCAATGAGGAAAATTTAGAACTTGCCCTAAAAGTTCGCGAGAGAACGAAAACCGTGATTTCCTTTGGAGATTGTGCCGTGACGGCTAATGTTCCCGCCATGCGGAATATGCTGGGAGGAACGGAACCGGTATTGAAACGCTGTTATTTGGAACTGGGAGATACCACTCCCCAATTGCCCAATGAGCCAGGAATTGTGCCGGAATTACTCGATAAAGTCCGCCCGCTTCATGAAACGATTAAAGTGGATTTGTTTATTCCCGGATGTCCACCCCCAGCCGATCGGATTAAAGCAGCGATCGCGCCTTTATTAGAAGGACAAACTCCAACCATGGAAGGACGGGAAATGATTAAATTTGGCTAA
- a CDS encoding Ni/Fe hydrogenase subunit alpha: MSKKVVIDPVTRIEGHAKISIFLDDAGEVENAQFHVVEFRGFEKFCEGRPMFEMAGITARICGICPVSHLLAAAKTGDKILAVQVPPGGEKLRRMMNLAQLTQSHALSFFHLSSPDFLLGWESDPATRNVFGLIAADPELAREGIRLRQFGQTIIELLGARKIHSAWAVPGGVRSPLSDEGRAWIKERLPESRAVTEKALALFKRLLDSELTTEAEVFGKFSSLFMGLVGADGSWEHYGGHLRFIDSEGNIVADHLSEDNYQDFIGEAVENWSYLKFPYYKPLGYPDGIYRVGPLARLNVCDRVGTPNADRELQEMRDRAGGRVATSSFYYHYARLIEIMACLERLEQLVDDPDVVSSRVRATGGINNLEGIGVSEAPRGTLFHHYKVDEQGLIEKVNLIIATGQNNLAMNKTVTQIAKHYIHGNEIPEAMLNRTEAGIRAYDPCLSCSTHAIGQMPLHLELVRPDGSIAHQLYRD; encoded by the coding sequence ATGAGTAAAAAAGTTGTTATCGATCCCGTAACCCGTATTGAAGGTCATGCCAAAATTTCTATCTTCTTAGATGATGCGGGAGAAGTGGAAAATGCCCAGTTTCATGTTGTTGAATTTCGCGGATTTGAGAAATTCTGTGAAGGGCGACCCATGTTTGAAATGGCTGGCATTACCGCCCGAATCTGTGGAATTTGTCCGGTTAGTCACCTGTTAGCTGCTGCCAAAACTGGAGATAAAATATTAGCTGTACAAGTGCCTCCGGGAGGGGAAAAACTGCGGCGAATGATGAATTTAGCTCAGTTGACTCAATCCCATGCTTTGAGCTTTTTCCATCTCAGTAGTCCCGATTTTCTGCTGGGATGGGAGAGCGATCCAGCAACTCGAAATGTATTTGGCTTAATTGCAGCGGATCCAGAGTTGGCACGGGAAGGAATTCGCCTGCGGCAGTTTGGACAAACGATTATTGAACTGTTAGGCGCGAGGAAAATTCATTCAGCCTGGGCAGTTCCGGGTGGAGTGCGATCGCCACTTTCAGACGAAGGTCGCGCTTGGATCAAGGAGCGTCTACCAGAGTCGCGCGCAGTGACGGAGAAAGCCCTAGCTCTGTTTAAGCGCCTATTGGATAGTGAGTTAACCACAGAAGCCGAAGTTTTTGGTAAGTTCTCCTCCTTATTTATGGGCTTAGTTGGAGCTGATGGCAGTTGGGAACATTATGGCGGTCATCTGCGCTTTATTGACAGCGAGGGGAATATCGTTGCCGATCATTTGAGCGAGGATAATTATCAAGACTTTATCGGCGAAGCAGTGGAAAATTGGTCGTATTTGAAATTCCCCTACTATAAACCTCTAGGATATCCCGATGGCATCTATCGCGTCGGTCCCTTAGCGCGGTTGAATGTGTGCGATCGCGTGGGAACACCGAATGCAGACCGAGAATTACAAGAAATGCGCGATCGCGCGGGCGGACGGGTTGCGACTTCTTCCTTCTACTACCACTATGCTCGGTTGATTGAAATCATGGCGTGTCTGGAGCGCTTAGAACAATTAGTAGACGATCCTGATGTGGTTTCGTCCCGCGTTCGCGCCACTGGAGGCATTAATAACCTAGAAGGAATTGGAGTCAGCGAAGCGCCGAGAGGAACCCTTTTCCATCACTATAAAGTGGATGAACAGGGCTTAATTGAGAAAGTTAACCTGATTATTGCCACCGGTCAAAATAACCTGGCGATGAATAAAACCGTGACTCAAATTGCCAAACATTATATCCACGGCAATGAGATTCCTGAAGCCATGCTCAACCGCACAGAAGCCGGAATTCGCGCCTACGATCCCTGTCTGAGCTGCTCGACTCATGCCATAGGACAAATGCCGTTGCATCTAGAGTTAGTGCGCCCCGATGGTAGTATTGCACACCAGCTTTATCGGGATTAA